A stretch of the Ptychodera flava strain L36383 chromosome 18, AS_Pfla_20210202, whole genome shotgun sequence genome encodes the following:
- the LOC139116671 gene encoding acidic phospholipase A2-like isoform X1, whose product MLFKGPVRYGLCFILVVGSICQVVKSSDEPDEVLDEDMEDFKAQSLVEFENMISCATLRSALYYVSYGCYCGLGGSGTPLDATDRCCKAHDECYSRAIQNSGCGILELFYLVYKRDGCTGCKSLSSYGSDPKARCKYALCQCDGTAARCFARNKATYNNWYYLYPRWRCWLG is encoded by the exons ATGCTCTTCAAAGGTCCTGTGCGATATGGTCTGTGTTTTATCCTCGTGGTCGGTAGCATTTGTCAGGTGGTGAAAAGCAGCGATGAACCAGATGAGGTTCTAGACGAAG ACATGGAAGATTTTAAGGCTCAAAGCCTCGTCGAGTTCGAAAACATGATATCCTGCGCCACCCTCAGATCAGCCTTGTACTACGTCAGCTATGGATGTTATTGTGGGCTTGGTGGAAGCGGCACACCGCTTGATGCTACAGACAG ATGTTGCAAAGCTCACGATGAATGTTATAGCAGAGCCATACAGAATTCCGGCTGCGGGATACTGGAACTTTTTTACCTGGTCTACAAGAGAGATGGCTGTACTGGCTGCA AAAGCCTTTCCTCGTACGGCAGTGATCCCAAAGCACGATGCAAGTACGCACTCTGCCAGTGCGATGGCACAGCTGCAAGATGCTTCGCTCGCAATAAGGCCACTTACAATAATTGGTACTACCTATATCCAAGATGGCGCTGTTGGCTTGGATGA
- the LOC139116671 gene encoding acidic phospholipase A2-like isoform X3, translating to MLFKGPVRYGLCFILVVGSICQVVKSSDEPDEVLDEDFKAQSLVEFENMISCATLRSALYYVSYGCYCGLGGSGTPLDATDRCCKAHDECYSRAIQNSGCGILELFYLVYKRDGCTGCKSLSSYGSDPKARCKYALCQCDGTAARCFARNKATYNNWYYLYPRWRCWLG from the exons ATGCTCTTCAAAGGTCCTGTGCGATATGGTCTGTGTTTTATCCTCGTGGTCGGTAGCATTTGTCAGGTGGTGAAAAGCAGCGATGAACCAGATGAGGTTCTAGACGAAG ATTTTAAGGCTCAAAGCCTCGTCGAGTTCGAAAACATGATATCCTGCGCCACCCTCAGATCAGCCTTGTACTACGTCAGCTATGGATGTTATTGTGGGCTTGGTGGAAGCGGCACACCGCTTGATGCTACAGACAG ATGTTGCAAAGCTCACGATGAATGTTATAGCAGAGCCATACAGAATTCCGGCTGCGGGATACTGGAACTTTTTTACCTGGTCTACAAGAGAGATGGCTGTACTGGCTGCA AAAGCCTTTCCTCGTACGGCAGTGATCCCAAAGCACGATGCAAGTACGCACTCTGCCAGTGCGATGGCACAGCTGCAAGATGCTTCGCTCGCAATAAGGCCACTTACAATAATTGGTACTACCTATATCCAAGATGGCGCTGTTGGCTTGGATGA
- the LOC139117770 gene encoding multiple epidermal growth factor-like domains protein 10 isoform X2, protein MEDKDCYTIRYILCERGNAVMCDYPGEPENGETLSSTSFPAQDGETVTFVCNDGFDLSGSGTIVCEVVEEGNSTCPSGYRWNDTVPRCVPQQCEYGMYEDYCRQMCRCIMDNTLSCDQGDGTCRCKPGWTGHTCNQTCPLGWYGENCLQLCKCISMTTMHCDRYDGTCYCRDGWSGDKCDAMDDDINGFSNETSSGPPDEDNTTTVLLSDIAIAGIAICVFFVTVIVLVMIFCIVRKSRNRKKTGGEEVSNERSTGVEFDNQAYSQDEPHYATLQGNPIAEQQGTRIAVEGPYASLGETQGDVDLGLHGSEKKQP, encoded by the exons ATGGAAGATAAAGATTGTTACACGATTAGATATATTCTCTGTGAAAGAG GTAATGCCGTCATGTGCGACTACCCTGGTGAGCCTGAGAATGGGGAAACGTTATCAAGTACATCTTTTCCAGCTCAGGATGGTGAGACGGTAACATTTGTGTGTAACGATGGCTTCGATCTCTCTGGAAGTGGAACTATTGTTTGTGAGGTAGTGGAAGAAGGAAATTCTACCTGCCCTTCTGGCTACCGATGGAACGATACTGTACCTCGATGTGTTCCCCAAC AATGCGAATATGGAATGTATGAGGATTATTGTAGGCAGATGTGTCGGTGTATAATGGATAATACATTATCATGTGATCAAGGTGACGGGACATGTCGATGTAAACCTGGGTGGACTGGTCATACATGCAATCAAA CATGTCCCCTAGGATGGTATGGTGAAAACTGTCTGCAATTATGCAAATGCATTTCGATGACAACAATGCACTGTGACCGATATGATGGAACGTGTTATTGTAGAGATGGTTGGTCAGGTGACAAGTGTGATGCTATGGATGACG ACATCAACggtttttcaaatgagacaagTAGCGGACCTCCTGATGAAGACAACACTACAACTGTTCTGCTGAGTGACATTGCCATTGCTGGGATTGCTATTTGTGTGTTCTTCGTAACAGTTATCGTTTTAGTAATGATATTCTGTATAGTGAGGAAGTCGCGGAATAG GAAGAAAACAGGAGGCGAAGAAGTCAGTAATGAAAGAAGCACAG GTGTTGAATTTGATAACCAAGCATACAGTCAAGATGAGCCTCATTACGCTACACTGCAAGGCAATCCGATCGCAGAGCAACAAGGAACAAGAATTGCGGTGGAGGGTCCGTATGCATCTCTTGGAGAAACTCAAGGAGATGTTGACCTTGGCCTGCATGGATCCGAGAAAAAACAGCCTTAG
- the LOC139117770 gene encoding multiple epidermal growth factor-like domains protein 10 isoform X1: protein MEDKDCYTIRYILCERGNAVMCDYPGEPENGETLSSTSFPAQDGETVTFVCNDGFDLSGSGTIVCEVVEEGNSTCPSGYRWNDTVPRCVPQQCEYGMYEDYCRQMCRCIMDNTLSCDQGDGTCRCKPGWTGHTCNQTCPLGWYGENCLQLCKCISMTTMHCDRYDGTCYCRDGWSGDKCDAMDDDINGFSNETSSGPPDEDNTTTVLLSDIAIAGIAICVFFVTVIVLVMIFCIVRKSRNRKKTGGEEVSNERSTGERICVEFDNQAYSQDEPHYATLQGNPIAEQQGTRIAVEGPYASLGETQGDVDLGLHGSEKKQP, encoded by the exons ATGGAAGATAAAGATTGTTACACGATTAGATATATTCTCTGTGAAAGAG GTAATGCCGTCATGTGCGACTACCCTGGTGAGCCTGAGAATGGGGAAACGTTATCAAGTACATCTTTTCCAGCTCAGGATGGTGAGACGGTAACATTTGTGTGTAACGATGGCTTCGATCTCTCTGGAAGTGGAACTATTGTTTGTGAGGTAGTGGAAGAAGGAAATTCTACCTGCCCTTCTGGCTACCGATGGAACGATACTGTACCTCGATGTGTTCCCCAAC AATGCGAATATGGAATGTATGAGGATTATTGTAGGCAGATGTGTCGGTGTATAATGGATAATACATTATCATGTGATCAAGGTGACGGGACATGTCGATGTAAACCTGGGTGGACTGGTCATACATGCAATCAAA CATGTCCCCTAGGATGGTATGGTGAAAACTGTCTGCAATTATGCAAATGCATTTCGATGACAACAATGCACTGTGACCGATATGATGGAACGTGTTATTGTAGAGATGGTTGGTCAGGTGACAAGTGTGATGCTATGGATGACG ACATCAACggtttttcaaatgagacaagTAGCGGACCTCCTGATGAAGACAACACTACAACTGTTCTGCTGAGTGACATTGCCATTGCTGGGATTGCTATTTGTGTGTTCTTCGTAACAGTTATCGTTTTAGTAATGATATTCTGTATAGTGAGGAAGTCGCGGAATAG GAAGAAAACAGGAGGCGAAGAAGTCAGTAATGAAAGAAGCACAGGTGAAAGAATCT GTGTTGAATTTGATAACCAAGCATACAGTCAAGATGAGCCTCATTACGCTACACTGCAAGGCAATCCGATCGCAGAGCAACAAGGAACAAGAATTGCGGTGGAGGGTCCGTATGCATCTCTTGGAGAAACTCAAGGAGATGTTGACCTTGGCCTGCATGGATCCGAGAAAAAACAGCCTTAG